From the genome of Streptacidiphilus sp. PB12-B1b:
CGTCATGTTCTTCTTCCTGTCCACCAAGATGCTCCCGGCGGTGGCGGCCCTGCTGCCGCTGTACCTGATCGCGCAGCACGCCGGCCTGCTGGACAACATCTGGCTGCTGGTCGTCCTCTACACCTCGATGAACCTCCCGATCGCGGTGTGGATGATGCGCTCCTTCCTCTCCGAGGTCCCCAAGGAGATCCTGGAGGCCGCCTCCATCGACGGCGCCGGACTGCTCACCACCCTGGTCCGGATCGTGGCGCCGGTGGCCGCCCCCGGCATCGCCGCCACCGCGCTGATCTCCTTCATCTTCAGCTGGAACGAACTGCTGTTCGCACAAGTGCTGACCGGCGTCGTGGCGGGCACCGCGCCGGTGTTCCTCACCGGCTTCGTCACCAGCGAAGGCCTGTTCCTGGCCAAGCTGTGCGCCGCCGCCGTCTGCGTCTCCCTGCCGGTGCTCGCCGCCGGCTTCGCTGCCCAGGACAAGCTCGTCCAGGGCCTCTCCCTTGGGGCAGTCAAATGAAAGCAGCCGTCATCAGCGCGCCCGGTGTCGTGGCCATCGAGTCGGTCGACGATCCCGCGCCCGGCCCCCGCGACGTCGTCGTCAAGGTCTCCGTGTGCGGCCTGTGCGGCACCGACCTGCACATCCTCCAGGGCGAGTTCGCCCCCACCCTGCCGATCGTCCCGGGGCACGAGTTCGCCGGTGAGATCGTCGCCGTCGGCGCCGAGGTCACCGGGCTGGCGACCGGCGACCGGGTCGCGGTCGACCCGTCGCTCTACTGCCACGAGTGCCACTACTGCCGCATCGGCCGCAACAACCTCTGCGAGCGCTGGGCCGCGATCGGGGTCACCGTGCCCGGCGGGGCCGCCGAGTACGCCGTCGCCCCCGCCGCCAACTGCGTCAAACTGCCCGACCACGTCCGCACCGAGGACGCCGCCCTCATAGAACCGCTCTCCTGCGCGGTGCGCGGCTACGACATCCTGCGCAGCAGGCTCGCCTCCCACGTGCTCATCTACGGCTCCGGCACGATGGGCCTGATGATGCTGGAACTGGCCAAGCGCACCGGCGCGGCAAGCGTGGACGTGGTCGACATCAACGCCGACCGGCTCGCCACCGCGCGGCTGCTGGGCTGCTCCGGGACCGCGACCTCGGCCGACGAGATCCAGCGCCCGCGCGGCTGGGACGTGGTCATCGACGCCACCGGCAACGAGCAGGCCATCCAGGACGCCCTGGGCAGGGTCGGCAAGGGCGGCACCTACCTGCAGTTCGGCGTGGCCAACTACGCTGCGCGCACCACCATCGAGCCCTACCGCATCTACAACGAGGAGATCACCATCACCGGCTCCATGGCCGTCCTGCACAGCTACGAACGCGCGGCGGACCTCTTCGCCACCGGCGTGCTGGACCCGGAGGTCTTCATCAGCGACCGGCTCCCGCTGGACGACTACGCCGCCGCGCTCCAGCAGTTCCAGGCGGGCAAGGGCCGCAAGATCCTGGTGACGCCCTGA
Proteins encoded in this window:
- a CDS encoding carbohydrate ABC transporter permease → MTAATVPPSARATVHASRPGRHSRAARRNGRLLSLLAWACGTLFLLPFAWMVLTSLHSEPAAATNPPSFTAPLTLQGYREFFGAGTGVSPWPPLINSLTASVGSTLLVLVLAIPAAYALSIRPVRKWTDVMFFFLSTKMLPAVAALLPLYLIAQHAGLLDNIWLLVVLYTSMNLPIAVWMMRSFLSEVPKEILEAASIDGAGLLTTLVRIVAPVAAPGIAATALISFIFSWNELLFAQVLTGVVAGTAPVFLTGFVTSEGLFLAKLCAAAVCVSLPVLAAGFAAQDKLVQGLSLGAVK
- a CDS encoding zinc-dependent alcohol dehydrogenase family protein; the protein is MKAAVISAPGVVAIESVDDPAPGPRDVVVKVSVCGLCGTDLHILQGEFAPTLPIVPGHEFAGEIVAVGAEVTGLATGDRVAVDPSLYCHECHYCRIGRNNLCERWAAIGVTVPGGAAEYAVAPAANCVKLPDHVRTEDAALIEPLSCAVRGYDILRSRLASHVLIYGSGTMGLMMLELAKRTGAASVDVVDINADRLATARLLGCSGTATSADEIQRPRGWDVVIDATGNEQAIQDALGRVGKGGTYLQFGVANYAARTTIEPYRIYNEEITITGSMAVLHSYERAADLFATGVLDPEVFISDRLPLDDYAAALQQFQAGKGRKILVTP